The Carassius auratus strain Wakin chromosome 7, ASM336829v1, whole genome shotgun sequence genome contains the following window.
GGTGGGACAGGAGTGGTTGGGGGTGTAGGTGGAGCTGTAGGACTGGGAGGTGGCACCACCATCATTCCGACAGTGTCGCTGGGCTCCTCTGTAGCAGCAACACCGAAACGCAAAATCACCAAGGAAGAGAAAGAGCAACGGACGAAACTACGAGCACTCTGCCAGTTCATGCCACAACGTGAGTTTGAAGAGTTCTTCGATAACATACACAAAGAGCGCATGCTACGGGCGAAAGTTCGTGAGCTTCAGCGTTATCGGCGGAATGGCATCACGAGACTCGACGAATCAGCCGAGTATGAGGCAGCACGTCACAAACGAGAAAAACGGAAAGAGAACAAAAGTATTTCTGGGTCAAAGAGAGGCAGCAGTGGTGGAGGAGGAGTGACTGGGCTTGGAGGAGGAGCTGGAGCAGGAGGTGGGcttggaggaggtggaggagtcAATGCCATCAAAGAGGAGGGGAAGGACAGTGAGTTCTCAGCCATCGAGAACCTGTCTGGCTTTGAGCTGCTGTCTGACCGGGAGAAGGTACTGTGTAACTCTGCGAACCTGAGTCCCACACGCTATCTGACTGTCAAGACTATCATCATCAAAGATCATCTACAGAAAAGGCAAGGCATTCCCTCGAAAAGCCGCCTACCCAGCTACCTGGACAAGGTGCTGAAAAAACGGATTCTGAATTTCCTGTCAGAGAGCGGCTGGATATCCCGAGAAGCCTCGTAACCACACTGTCCAAAGATTTGGCTGTAAGAATTataactgtaaatatatttttctactgTTTTATATTGCATCTCAGAAAAGCCTGTGAGAGCTAAATGACTGTAGGTGCCAGACTACTGGTTGTGGACCTTCAATGAGTCTAACATGTCTGTCTTTGATCTCAGATCTCCTCATCGAAACATCATCAGTGTCCATGGGGAACTTTCCCGCAAGTTGTCCTGTGTAATATATATCAGAATAACTACACAAAAACCCATTGCCCCACGTTAAAATGCCTCCGTTTTAAAAGGTGTTGAATATTCCCTGCCAATAGAGTATGAACAGAATGTTTATTGTTGTACCAAGCAGATATTCAAAATTGGTTCCGAGtttctttcctttttatttttttgtaataagatGGAAATTAGGTCAGAGCCTTGTTCTGCCTGCCAGAAGTCTAAAGTTCCCATGTTCTAACCTGAATTTAGATTCAGTTAGATGTATTTTGTTGTGTCAGTTGTGGGAATGTGAGTCACATGAAGCATGCTCCATAGTTTCTAAATGTCTAAAAGTTCAtgtttgattattattgttttttggaGTTGACCTTTGTAGAAACAGTAAAATGGCACACATCCAGGCCCTGATCACAAATCAAGAACATCTACCACAATGCTCCTGTTTCAAGAGAGTATTATTCTGTTTGTTGGGTAAAGTGAGGGTTAAATACACCATCAAGGGTTCTCATCTCAACATGTACACAGTTTATAAGCTGAGACTGTATGTTACAACTACatactacattttttttacatttccaaatgCCTTGACAACATCTTAATGCAATACCAAATCttagaaaaacatattttcccATGATTTTTAACGTTATTATTGACTGTTTGTGTCTACCCCAAAGCTGTAGAAAACTAAAAAAAGCACTGTTCAAaggtttacattttgttttgtttttaaatctttaatatatTAAAGTGTCAAATAGAATAGATAGGTGCAGTCTAACTTTTAGCCTTTTTTATGAGTACAGTATTGGAAATAACAGTGTTTAAGCCAAGTTTGTGGTCCTCATCTTTTTTTATACCCTGTAATTTTTGACTCCAGACATTGGTACACAGTCTCATAAACTGTCATTGGTTGTATAGTATGCTTATGTTGTGTGTCTTGAAGCATATTTACCTTGGTTGATGTTTTTAATCCTTTTCcttgtaattaatattttattttaatattaaattaccaCATCAAAAGTCTTTCAATGGTGGAAGGAACTACCCCACACAAATGTATGACTAAAGCCATTAAAAGTAGGTGTGCAAAGTTGAAAGATAAACTCAGCCAATAGTCTAAATATATCTGATGTTACCATTTGATAGATTATGAATGTAGGTATGAAGACACTGTGTTATATAATTATGATGCAAATGTGGATGGGACTCTTCTCTTTCCATGGTATTCTGCGTCTGTTTCATTTGTATAAAGGTGCTTACAGTTTTAGAAAGGGTTAATCTTCAGGTTGTGCTTTATGATTATAGGAAACAGGATCACTGGTTAAAGAACCCAAAACATTCTTTAAGACTAGTTTAGTCACAcaccaacatttttattttttttaggagaaATTGACCAGTTTATTTAACAGTTTATAAGGGTATTTTACACTTTAAATAATCATTCAATATGCAATTTCAGAGAGCATAATTATTTTTCTAAAGTGAAAACGGATTTGAAAGAAAATGTGAGCGGGGATATGAGACTGAACATGACATCACAAAGACACTACCacaagtacatttttataaaataaaatttaaaacaatgtgacattaaattataatttttttgcttagttatgacaatgttttctggtaAAATTGTCCATTTGGACGGATCATATTTGATAAATGTTGAGGATGTGAAAAGTTTTGTATTGCATATGTCATGTTATTTCCTACTTTGtattaaagtgtttaaatatgACCCTTTTGTCTGTTAAGTAAAAATGGTGCCTTGCCTAAAACTGTGAAGCAATGTTCATTTAAGAAGGCTTAATCTAAACAGAGTCCATAAGAAAACTGCAATTCACAGTCATTTTTAAGTTATATGAGACATTTAAGAAATATatccaaatatgtacactatataCCTTCATTCAAATGACCTAGATATACCATTACACCTTTCTTTTCACCAAAAATTAATAACAAACCCATGGAAAATTTATAAATGACTACAATTGAAAAGAGGTAAATGGTTTATTTGACAGTTGTCTGCTTGTTCCCATAGATggaaaagtaataatatttttccaTTAGTATGGCATTATTCTTTTCATATTCCAACCACAAATGACTGATCTCTCCAGCAGCCTTAAGTGGCCATCCTCCTGTTACCCAGATCTTCACAAAACATCAGCAGTTGATATTTCTTCATGTTTGCACACTATGAAACTAATGGTTAAAGTTAGTAAGTACAGCCAGCAGGTAAatgattgtaattttatttttggataaaatatCACTCCAAGTTCTGTAAAGAAGACCTATTATTCTCACatacaaataaattcaaaacctgcataacactgaaaaaaaaaaaagagtggaaTCTTACAACTGCGGTCATAAACATCACCAACCTGCTATCATTTTTCAGTAAAGTAATTAATAGGAGCAAACACGCTTAAGTATAAAATTTGTTCAACAAAGTGATATGCTGCAGTGTTTCTTTAAAAGCTTAATGTTCTTCGAAAGATTCTGTTTCTTTAGATCTCAGAAGTCCCTGGAATGGTAACAATCCTCCAGAGAATAAAGTTTAAGCCATTTCAATTCACAGATTCAATTCTCCGAATCTTCTATCACATACACACTCAGCTCTTATACTTTTGATAATCATTATTAAATCACAAATATTAGTATTGTCCTTCAGTTGTCAATATATTGGATTTCACCTCTCAGAGGCACCTTTAACAAAGGAAAAAAATGTGGAACCAAAGACCAGCTAAATTACAGAAACTGATCAGTTGACTAGGCAATAACCATCATTAGTGTGTACGACCAGTTAGGGGGCTTTAACTACACCCACCAGAGCTGGCCGGAGGGTGCGACCGTGCAGCTTGTAGCCTACTTTGGTAACTACAGCTATGGTTCCTGGCTCCTTGCCCTCAATAGGTGCATGAAAGACAGCCTCATGCTCATAAGGGTCAAACTTATGACCATCAGGGTTAAGCTTAACAAGGCCGTGCTTCTGGAAGACCTTTTGGATCTGCACCTCAGTCATTACAAGGCCATCATAAAGATTTTTCAGGTGTGGATTGGCAGTAGATATTTCAGTTTTTGGTACACTTTCGGTTGCTTTCTCCAAGATGTCGGCCACCTCTAAGAGATCTTTACAGAAGCCCTGGATTCCTAAGGAAAGAGATGATggttaaaaaatgtaacaaattgaCCCAATCCAGAAATGTCTGTTCATAAAATAGTTATAATGGCTTACCATAGAGCTTAGCATCATCAATCATCTTTTGACTCCTTTGCCTAAGGTTCTCAGTGTCTGCTAGTGCACGCTTGTATTTGTCCTTCAGCAAAAGATAATTCAAAAATGATCAGTGAACTACAAAGATAAAAGACAAACATTTATTTGCCAAATCACAAAACCTCATACTGTATGCATCGtttttttaaatacctgaaagttttttttttatcattcaatagaaatattataaaatatattgagaATGTGCTAaatttactgtaataatttgaaacTGAAATTATTTGTGTGAGACTCATGTTTAcacaacaacagtgtagtcaaaaCATAAAAGTATTAACCTTGCGTGTTTTAAAAGTTTCACGTATACAGGACGTTTTCACAACAATTTGTTAATACATTATCTGCGAAAACAGCCAAAAGCGCTGCATTGCGTATGCCAGGCCTGTAGTTGGTGCTGTCACCATGTTAATGAACAGTACCTGTAGGAAAGTGACgaatatatgttattatataaGATTATGCagagcgggggggggggggggggggggggttacaagGACTGGAATTGCAAAGCGCTGTTGTATATGACGTGTCTCTGCTGTTGGTTgtgattagggatgcacgataatatcggcacaacatcggtatcggccgataaaagcttaaaatgaccattatcggtatcggccgatatgaatatttctgccgatgagccaaaccgatattctccaagtgaaataattgacctgtttttcagatgtgaatgtctgtctacatttgtaaaataataaatttatggtagaatcagtacagaggagatacatggatttctcttcagtaaaattaaagtttaaatatatcagtatatatttgtaaatatatcagtatatatttgtatatatatcgatatcggtatcggcatcggccaaaattatttagaaaatatcggcatatcgaatatcggccaaaatccaatatcgtgcatccctagttgtgATATTgttgaagtaaatccacactttgcacACTCTCAAGCAGTAATAACAGTACCATGCACTCCATTGTTGTGTTTGTTGTGCTGCACATGTCTACATACCTATCATGTACTACGCACACGCATGACGTTACCGTTTTCAAAGATTCCAAGCATTTACACacgttgcactttttttttttttttatgcgtttCAGTCTCTAAAATGCTGTTGTCGTGTAAATGAACAGACAAAACGCATAAAAAAGATTCTTGTTTTGGGCTGAAAAGGTTGTCATATAAACGGCCCCTCAAAGACATTCTGAGTAGGTCTGGGACACTTTACAGTCGATTTACAGGCAAGTATCTGAAACATGATCAGACAATttgcatttgttaaaaaataaatgtcctCAGGGACAGCGGAAACTACAAGGGCAATCGAAGGTCAGGGTTTGTGGAGGAAATTACATGGCtgtgaaaatacttttattgtcatattttggGTATTCTTTCATCTAGAACTTCTATACAACAGGTGCTAAGACTAAGAACACATCAATACCGTAATATCCTTCAGCTGTTCTTCCAGTTGTGTCTTTTCTTCTTTGAAGGCTTTCTCAGCTGCAATGGGCTCTGGTTTCTCTTCTTCAGGCCCAGTTCCTGAGCTTTTCTGTTGGGCTGCTGTGCAAAGGAGGCGTGGAGTCACCCTGAGAAGTTAAAAGATGAGAATAATCACTAAAACAGTCTTTGCGTCACAGGCTTTATACTGTACACTGTTATTAAGCAACCAACCTATAAGGGTGTCTGCTGCTGTCTTAAAAATGAAAGAATTCTCCCGAAAACAATTTGTCATTATTATCTCCATAAGAAGGTTTAGAGAACACAAGTAGAATGTTATTCTTCAACAGTCTCAATGGCACTTGCTCTGCTATCAAAGGGCCCTACTAAAGTACACAACCTGAATTGTGGCATCTTTGCTCATCAGTAGGCTTTTAGGCGATCTTTTATCTTTTTTGGAACTTAAAGTAGCAATGAAATGAAGTAAACCATTTGTATGTAACATTGTCAAAAAAAGGCTAAATGTAGGGCAGGGTCTTCCTTCTGTGCAATGGTtgttgactggattttgagaCGTGGCACACAGACCAGTGTGAGTTTGCAGGGTCGGGGTTTAAGTGGACTACTAAAGGACTAGGAAAGTCctgtaaacttaattttttattggcAGATCCAGTTAagatattttgattaataaaaataaaaacagcagcatCAACTGTTAATGAAAACTACATAGATGGATCATTGACAATAAGACCTGCAATTAGAAAATAGTAATATtagcaaatttttatttcatgctgaaTTTAACAGACAttgtatttatgaatattaatcgtatagataaaaaaaagagataactGCTGCTTTATGTGTAACTGTCAACTCTGAATGCAtgatgaaaatgttacatttgagtATGTTAAgcattttaaccttaaactggTTAATTTTATTGTAGGACATGGGATTCAACAAAAATTATGTCTAAAACTAGGTCAACAACAACTGGTTAAGAGATAGTCTACACCAATCATGAGGTGATACAGCTTCAGTGTACACTTCAGAAGTAGCTTTCACACACATGACGGAAATGAGACTTTTATtgtggaaaatatttttaaaggctTAAGGAGATTGAAAACATCCTGAAGATCCTGAACTCAATGAAACGCATGTTCTGCGTGTAATATGCTATGATATGGTAAACACCTGAAAGACATTTAGGAAAATTTCACGTAGAAGCAACGATAACCTCATGTAGGCCTAACTAATCTGCAAAGGTACAATGTATCTTACAGGACAACTCTTGACACACAAAGACAATGCTGTCAAAACACTGTCACATGAAGGAATATAACTGAGAGCATCAATCATTCGTGGACAGCTCACGTAACAGAAAGATCATTCATTTCCGTTAAAGCAAAACATTTGCCCAAGCAGGGACATCAGTTAACGTTACATCGGGGAAATGCGAcgtcggtcctggagggccactgtcccgcagagtttaactctaaccctaatcaaacacacacgaacaagttaatcaaggtcttcaggattaatGAGGGTACAGACAAGTGAGggtttttcagggttggagctaaactctgcaggacatcggcACACCAGGACAGCCGTCGCCTGTCCCTGATCTACACACAATAACACCGCTGTGAAAACCTACCTTCCGAGTGAAGGGGACGTTATGATAGAGGAGCTCTGTCTGATCACACGCACACACCAGCTCGCCATCTTCACTCAGTGTCCACGCTGAGAGACCTGCGGAGCGAGACTGTctctttcagccaatcacagcttcTGTTCTTACACGGTTCGTCCTTCACCACCAATCCTCGTTCTAGTTACAACTGACGCAATTCTGTAGTTTGGTTGAGAAGAAGGTCGAAACATCAGCACATGATCTTTCCTACAACTGAAGGTTATCTCCCACTTTGTTACTCAACTGCGCGGAGGGTTTACATCAGTCCAAGAACATCAATTCAGAAAAATTAAAACCCGATGTCGAAATTGCATTTAATCAGTATTGaaagatttaaaaacatattaattatttttagggAAGGGGGTGGATTTTCATGCTTCCCTTTTTTCCTAAAAATGTTACATATGGATCACATTGAATGAATTCATACAATATCATCATCtggtaaaataattgttttctactGAGATTGGGCTGATAGGCTTATTTTTTTGTGAGTATGTTTATCTGTAGACTAAATCTGTGAGTACAGGCAGTTAGGATGTCACTGTTAAATGAGCTTTCATTGTAGAGTTTCTTGAGGTGTGTTGTTTGTTTGACGgaggattaaaaaaagaaaatgaaatgtttttactaGAATAATTTGACAGCCAAGTCAGCTCAATAAAATGATGTAACCAGTGTACTATACATCTAATTTCCTGCTTCATCTTCTGAAATCATTGATTTGAGGTTGATTTGTATTGAGTTGGCCAGTTTATAAATGAATGGTATAGAATTGCAAAATCAATGTTAGACACTCTTCAGTGTGTGGAGAAAGAATTATAGAATATTTCTATGAAAATTTGTTAAAGGAATCATAgtcttatttcattttatttttatttaatcccaaatttaatttatttaaccccCCAATTTGGCTACATGAAACAATAgcatgcttaaaaaaagaaattgtagaagatatgtttttttattttatttataaaaatctaacctttatttaaatgcttttttaaacatttgataaaaaaagataGTAAAAGATTACACCAAACAAGGAGTAGGCCTACTTCCTTGCATTATTATCCGCAACACTCAAACACTTGACTAGTAGCAGCACTAGGTGGCAGGCGAATACGGCTGTTCTTCTCCTCGGTCTCAGCTGTCTACTATAGCAGCACAAGAGCGCTCTGGTTTGAGCTCTGCTTCCCCACCCTCttcccttctctctttctctccctccctctctcttacATTAGAGCTTTCCATCTTTCGTTTGCATCGCACTCGCTTTGACAGTGTTAAATGAAGGCGCTCATCATGGCAGTTTTGGCGCACCTGTACCCAGCTGTGTTTTTGGCTTGCGCGTGGATGTCACTGTTCGGACCGACATCCTGTCACACGGGCGTTATAAACCAGAGAGAATTCCGGGACCGAGAGCTTGACAGCCGCGGCGTGCATGTCACTGGCAGAGATGAAGCTCTTATCTCAGCGCACAGCCGCGGAGATTACAGCGGGGACCCCGGCGGACCCCGCGTCCGGAGGGCTTCGACTCCGGAGAAAGTCTCTCTACTCAGCAGCTCTTTCGTCCTCAAAGGGGATGCCACCCACAACCAGGCAATGGTCCACTGGACGGGGGAAAATAGCAGCGTGAGTACCCCTCCACCCTCCTCCCCCGTTCTCTATTGTAATTGTCCCGAAAAGTCATAAGATTGAACATTGAGTTGTTTATCCTGTCAAGTCTTTTCATAAGGTGCGTAGATGCTCTAAGGATTTATTGCAGGTTGAGAAACAGGTAATGAAGCATCATGGGCAGTTAGGCGGGTGTTTGGACTGCAGGTAGATGCATAACGACCAGCTTTCATGATGATCATTACACAAAACACATCTGCTGTGGTGTATAGAGAGGTTTAGGTCAGTGTTTACCAAACCATCCGCTTGTAATGTGAGCCAGAATGACAGCTGATGCCGAGACGCACATATAGCCTACCTCGTGTGCTATGCACTTGCACGCGCATAGAAAACAGAAGTTTATTGCAATTCCTTTTAGTATACAGCTGGCTCATGCACAATTTGAAGTTTGACGGTGTTTACTTGCTGAATCGTATAAGCGACGCGATGTGATAGTTGATCGAACGAGCGCGAACAGCTTGGATGCGCGCGGAACAAACGCGCGCTTGTCTGTGTGATGGTAGCCTATTTTGGTGAATTGTATCTGGAGGAGACATCTCTCATTTACAAAGCTGCCAAAACAACTCGTGAGCTGTTTACACAAAATGCAAGCGCCCTGAATAAAACCTACTTTTTAATATCTGTTGAAGTGTGAAGTGCTTTCAAGTCGCGCTTTTGTAGTCGGCTTGATTTGCCTTTAAACTACTGTCAAAAAAGTTTAGGACTGAGAAAGTGTATTGCCCAGATCTTTTGTAATTAGTTTAGTTTAAGTAGCagctttgtctcagatgtttttcCTAATATTGTTGAAATACATGGAGTAAGAGTAAAAATTGTGGATGGTATAGTAAGTTTTATGTGTTAAATCAGTTTGATGAGAATTGTTTGAGACTTGAAATCTCTGCTTTGTGATCACACATAATTTAATACACTGAGATGTCTTTTGAAATTCTAGTTACATGTGCTTTTTTTAGAAGACAAATATGAAAAGTAGAAGGCATAAGTGAAAttcttcattttaaataaaaaaagataagagatcaaatattacaaatattagaGGTGCCATTTCTGATCTTATTTTCTTATAACTGATAtctaattgtaatattttgtatcTGAAAGTTTTACAACACCATTGAAACCAACTCCCAGTTTCTGTAATGAAGCACTTTTCCTCTTAACCCCATCCGATCTGCTTCTCAGAGTGAAtctagaaaaaaaatgcaaacaaaaaagtaatttgGAGAAGTGTGGAACTGGCATGCATTCTCATGTGTTTGTGTTGGAAATGCAAGTGTCTGTGTGGACTGTGGTCTTGTTGCTTCTTTTAATTACTTAACTGTGTGAATTATGCGAGTCCTGGCTGCTATGTCAGATGTTTTACAGTGAGGAGAGCTGTAACCTCAGTTGAGCAAAGCAACCAACCAGTGTTATTACTGctaactgaaactaaaaacatataaaaatgtatttacatgagataaacattgaaacaaaatctaaaaagAACTCTAACTAAAAGTTAatgaaaaactatatagacattaaaaactt
Protein-coding sequences here:
- the LOC113106130 gene encoding grpE protein homolog 1, mitochondrial, yielding MASWCVRVIRQSSSIITSPSLGRVTPRLLCTAAQQKSSGTGPEEEKPEPIAAEKAFKEEKTQLEEQLKDITDKYKRALADTENLRQRSQKMIDDAKLYGIQGFCKDLLEVADILEKATESVPKTEISTANPHLKNLYDGLVMTEVQIQKVFQKHGLVKLNPDGHKFDPYEHEAVFHAPIEGKEPGTIAVVTKVGYKLHGRTLRPALVGVVKAP